Proteins from a genomic interval of Quercus lobata isolate SW786 chromosome 11, ValleyOak3.0 Primary Assembly, whole genome shotgun sequence:
- the LOC115969322 gene encoding pre-mRNA-splicing factor syf2: MTDERGVHPDCRNASNPYHECSEYCFQIIAEAKARMEQRGPALVQAGGRISQSSSGAQEQDEDLHDDRQDSDDHADGDREYPVVESVDVTNLTGRKKKLWELRNMMMKAKGDNQKEIAAEKKRMEAPTESRGISKQKWLDDRKKKIGKLLDANGLDMTKAYMLDTQESAEGKYKKWEKDPAPYGWDVFNQKTLYDAYKKRTKNVEVDLEEYNRMKEADPEFYRDASSLQYGKAPKTSEEKIDRMVKELKDRDEKRKSFSRRRKFHEEKDIDSINDRNEHFNKKIERAFGRYTLEIKNNLERGTALPD, encoded by the exons ATGACTGATGAAAGAGGAGTACACCCAGATTGCAGAAATGCATCAAATCCTTACCATGAATGCAGCGAATATTGTTTCCAGATCATCGCTGAAGCTAAGGCTCGGATGGAGCAAAGGGGACCAG CACTAGTGCAAGCTGGTGGTAGGATTAGTCAGTCCAGTTCTGGTGCTCAAGAGCAGGATGAAGATTTACATGATGACAGACAAGATTCTGATGATCATGCTGATGGTGATAGAGAATATCCTGTTGTGGAGAGTGTAGATGTCACAAATCTCACTgggagaaagaagaaattgtGGGAGTTGAGAAATATGATG ATGAAGGCCAAAGGTGACAATCAAAAAGAAATAGCtgctgaaaagaaaagaatggaagcTCCCACTGAGTCAAGGGGCATTTCTAAACAAAAATGGCTTGAcgataggaagaaaaaaattggcaaaCTTTTAGATGCAAATGGTTTGGATATGACAAAGGCTTATATGCTAGATACACAAGAGTCAGCAGAGGGAAAATATAAGAAATGGGAGAAGGATCCTGCTCCATATGGTTGGGATG TTTTCAATCAGAAAACTTTGTATGATGCGTACAAAAAGCGGACAAAGAATGTTGAGGTTGACTTAGAAGAATATAACAGAATGAAAGAAGCCGATCCTGAGTTCTACCGTGATGCTTCAAGTCTCCAGTATGGGAAG GCACCAAAGACCTCAGAGGAAAAGATTGATAGGATGGTGAAGGAACTCAAAGATCGGGACGAGAAGCGCAAGTCATTTAGCAGGAGGAGGAAATTCCATGAAGAGAAGGATATTGACTCAATCAATGACCGTAATGAGCATTTCAACAAGAAGATTGAACGAGCCTTTGGTAGATACACGCTGGAGATCAAGAACAATCTTGAGAGAGGAACTGCGTTGCCCGACTAA